The Anoxybacillus amylolyticus DNA segment CAGCGTTAAAAGACCGAAACGAAAAATTTAAATTGTATGAACAGTTCGGCGTACAAGAATATTGGATTGTTGACCCTGTGTACGAAACGATTGAGGTGTTTGGATTAGAAGACGGGTTTTTCAAACAAAGAGAAGGTAACTATTCAGCCGTTACATAGAAAAAGTTTACGAGATCGGGTTTATTTCTGCTCCCCTTGTCTATACTAGTACCATCCAAGACAAGGGAGGTGAACACGATGGCAAACGTTGTTTTTGATTTTCAACAAGCGGTCTTTACACTCGAAAGCATGGTCGCAAAAATCGAGCGCCAAGCGCAAACCATCGAAAAACTCATCAAAGAAAACGAGCAGCTAAGACAAGAAAACCAACAATTAAAAGCACGTATTGCAGAATTAGAAGCCCGTACGAAAAAAAACAGTACGAACAGCCACTTACCGCCGTCCTCTGACCGGTTTGTGGCGAAATCCCCTTCTCGCCAACCGTCGGAGAAACAGCCGGGAGGGCAACTAGGGCATCGAGGAACGACGCTCCGCCAAGTACCGAATCCTGACCATCGAGTCCTTCACCGCGTGACCAAATGCAAAGGATGTGGTCACTCTTTAGAACATGTTGCTCCGCTTCAAGTAGACATTCGCCAAGTGTTCGACCTCCCAGTGGTTCGAATGGAAGTGACTCAACACGAACGGGAAGTGAAGGGGTGTCCGAAATGTCATCTCGTCCAGCAGGCAGAGTTCCCTTTTTATGTCACGAATCATGTCCAGTACGGACCAGCCATCACTTCCCTTGTTTTATACTGGAATCATGCGCAGTTGATCCCGTGCGAGCGTGTCACGGAGATGGTCAAAGCGTTAGTGGGCCATTCAATCAGTGCAGGCACAGTCGTGAACATGACGAGACGGTGGCTCCCTGTGTTAGAAGCAGCGCTCAAAGAGATCGAAACGGCGTTGCTAACCTCCAGCACGTTGCACGTCGATGAAACGAGCCTGCGTGTGAACAGAAAGAACCAATGGGTGCATGTGGCTTCCACTGCCAAGGTCACACGATACGGGCTTCATCGTTCCCGTGGAAAGCAAGCGACGGACGACATCGGGATCTTGCCACGGTACAAAGGAACGATGGTACACGATGCGTATTCGGTGTACCCGATGTACACAGAGGCGAGCCATGCGCTTTGCCACGCCCATCATCTCCGGGAGCTTCGGGCATATACGGAACTTTACGGCCATTCATGGTCGAAAGAGATGACCGAAGCACTGTTGGAGATGAAACAGGCGGTGGAGAAAGCGGGCGGAGCTCTACCGGAAGAGGAAGTCCGGTATTGGGAAGCAGTGTACGACCAGCTTCTAGCGAATGGTCGACAAGAACTCGATGAACGTTGCCGACAAGGCAACCATGAAGGCGTCCGCAACGCGCAAAATTTCATCCAGCGCCTGGAAAAGCGCAAGCAAGAAGCGCTTCTCTTCCTGCGAAAGAAAGAAGTGCCGTTTGACAACAACCAAGCCGAGCGTGATTTGCGGATGGTGAAAGTCAAACAAAAAATTTCCGGAACGTTTCGTCAGGAAGACGATGCCGAGGCTTTCTGCACCATTCGCAGCGTCATTTCTACCCTGCAAAAACACGGAAAGCCGGTTTGGGAATCGTTGCAAAGACTTCTAAGTGGGGAGTCTCTCCAAACGATTCTCCATTCCTCCTAGGGCATTTTCGATACTGGAAATGCCCTATTGGTGCTGGATTCTGAAAATCTCACTAGTATTGGGCTGAATGGATACATTGCATTTGCAAATATTTCTATAATACTCGTTGTTTTCATAATGATATTTAAAGTTTTCTGCTATTAGATAGCCTTTTAGTTCTTCTTGTTTTTCTTTCTCCCACTTAAAAATCTCATCCAACGATGTAATTGTTGCCGCTACTGGATCAATTCCTAATGCTTTCGTTTGAGATATCCAATCTACTAAGTTAACCATCTCTAAATCCTCCCTTTAATTCTCATGCCTCCCTCTAGAAATGTTGATATATCAAGGTTTCTTGGCATCTTAGGGGTGCCAAAAAAATATTTTTCGACAAAACTCATTACATACTTTTTCATTTTTGTTGATATCTAACAATCCATGGTGCGCTTCGCGGTCACTGCTGGGTATTTTTTTCTGCAGTGGATGGATGTGTATGTGATGCACCTTGGATCTCTGCATAGCTGATGAGGACGAACCCTCCCATGTCTCTGGGCATCCTTGTGCCTACATTCCTTCGTTCGGTCTCTTCACCAGGCAGAGGCCGGCTAAGCTTTCTTAGGGACTCGAGGTCGAATGTATAAAATCGTGCCAGCTTCTCCGTGTCATCTGGTTGTTTAGACAGTTTTTCTTGTCAAAGGAGGCGGCTCTAGGCTGCCTGTGCTTGAGTGGAGGAGAAGATATCTTGCATCATTCGTTCCTCATCAAATGCTTGTTGTTTCACACAAACCGCGTATAGAATCTTCAATAGCTTGCCACATAACACCACAATGGATTGCTTCTTACGCAACGGATTGACGGGACGTGTCGTATAGTACTCGTGCAACGTTCGGAACGCCTTGTTATGGCGGATGAGTGGTATCATCACCCGAAAGAGAAGGGCGCGTAGCCGTCTTCGTCCTCGCTTCGAGATTCGTTTTTGCCCCTTGTGTTGTCCAGACGAGTGTTCTTTCAACGTCAAGCCCGCTAATTTGATCAATTGCCGCGGATCTTGGTACTGATGAAAACTCCCGATTTCCGACAACAGTTCAATGATCGTCGCCTCTCCTAGCCCCGGAATCGTTTGGAGCCATTCATATTCGACCGTCGTTTGTGCAAGGGCAGTTAACTCTTCCGTCAACGCTGCGATCTCTTGTTCCAATTGGCGATATCGGCGGACCAACGTGGCGATTTCGATACGGGCCATCTGTTGTCCTTCCGTGATGCCAATCGAATGGCGAGCCATCTCTAACAGCTTTTGCACTTTCGGTTTCTGTGGGCATTTTAGCGCCTCGCTTTGCCGATAACGCTCCATGAGCCCCTCTATCGTCTGACTTGCGATGTCCATCGGAAATGGCGTTTTTTCTAACACCACCAATGCCATTTTGCCAAACGACGGAAACACCTGCACAAACTCAGGGAAGTACCGATCCAGCCAACGAATCATTTGATTGTGGACGGCATTCCGTTCCTTGATTAATGACTCTCGAAACGTACTTCCTGCC contains these protein-coding regions:
- a CDS encoding IS110 family RNA-guided transposase, with the translated sequence MPTKHDAKDALVIARLVKDGRFSYPRILHEVEAELRAGSTFRESLIKERNAVHNQMIRWLDRYFPEFVQVFPSFGKMALVVLEKTPFPMDIASQTIEGLMERYRQSEALKCPQKPKVQKLLEMARHSIGITEGQQMARIEIATLVRRYRQLEQEIAALTEELTALAQTTVEYEWLQTIPGLGEATIIELLSEIGSFHQYQDPRQLIKLAGLTLKEHSSGQHKGQKRISKRGRRRLRALLFRVMIPLIRHNKAFRTLHEYYTTRPVNPLRKKQSIVVLCGKLLKILYAVCVKQQAFDEERMMQDIFSSTQAQAA
- the tnpC gene encoding IS66 family transposase, translating into MANVVFDFQQAVFTLESMVAKIERQAQTIEKLIKENEQLRQENQQLKARIAELEARTKKNSTNSHLPPSSDRFVAKSPSRQPSEKQPGGQLGHRGTTLRQVPNPDHRVLHRVTKCKGCGHSLEHVAPLQVDIRQVFDLPVVRMEVTQHEREVKGCPKCHLVQQAEFPFYVTNHVQYGPAITSLVLYWNHAQLIPCERVTEMVKALVGHSISAGTVVNMTRRWLPVLEAALKEIETALLTSSTLHVDETSLRVNRKNQWVHVASTAKVTRYGLHRSRGKQATDDIGILPRYKGTMVHDAYSVYPMYTEASHALCHAHHLRELRAYTELYGHSWSKEMTEALLEMKQAVEKAGGALPEEEVRYWEAVYDQLLANGRQELDERCRQGNHEGVRNAQNFIQRLEKRKQEALLFLRKKEVPFDNNQAERDLRMVKVKQKISGTFRQEDDAEAFCTIRSVISTLQKHGKPVWESLQRLLSGESLQTILHSS